In uncultured Methanobrevibacter sp., a single genomic region encodes these proteins:
- a CDS encoding molybdopterin-binding protein: protein MQLSARNQLQGKITNIEKGTVMANIKIEVTEPNVITAIITKESAEKLGLAEGDDVTAIIKSTEVIIGK, encoded by the coding sequence ATGCAACTTAGTGCAAGAAATCAATTACAAGGAAAAATCACAAACATTGAAAAAGGAACTGTAATGGCTAATATTAAAATCGAAGTAACTGAACCTAATGTTATTACTGCTATTATTACCAAAGAGTCTGCTGAAAAATTAGGTTTAGCTGAAGGCGATGACGTTACAGCTATTATTAAATCAACCGAAGTAATTATAGGTAAATAA